The candidate division KSB1 bacterium region TGCTCTTGCGGCACCTCATAGCGCGACAGCGCCAGCACCTGCTGCTTGATCAGCGTCATACGATCACTTTCCTGAACTCGTACTCCAGGATGTCGGTGGCGCCTAGTTTCTTCAGCATAGGAATAAGGCGAATAGTCTCTGATCGGCGTACGGCGGCCTTGACTGCGTAGCCTTGCTCACCGTAAAGCTGGGCCACTGTGGGGGCACGCATGCACGGGAGCAGTCGCACCACTGCCTCCAATTTCTCCGCCGGCACGTTCATCTCCAACATGACCCGCTCGCGCGCGTTGCGCACCGCCTCGAAAAGCGTTGCCAGCTCCTCGATCTTTTCCCGCTTGCGCTCATCGCGCAATGCCTGGGGATTGGCGATAAAACGCGTAGATGATTGCATGATGGTCGCCACCACTCGCAACCCATGTTGGCGGAGGGTTTGGCCGCTGGCCGTATTGTCGATGATCATGTCTGCGTCTTCCGGGGGAAATGCCTCGGTGGCCCCATAGGTGCGCAGCAGGATAAAGTTGT contains the following coding sequences:
- the hisG gene encoding ATP phosphoribosyltransferase, whose product is MRRIKLVIPKGRIHDGVVRLLAEAGFTLRENDRHYVPQVNDPELQVKIMKPQNIAQLVELGSHDCGFTGLDWIVETGAQVEEVIDLGLDPVSIVAAVPAAMKKTELRRRRIVVASEYERISRQFLEEQGYNFILLRTYGATEAFPPEDADMIIDNTASGQTLRQHGLRVVATIMQSSTRFIANPQALRDERKREKIEELATLFEAVRNARERVMLEMNVPAEKLEAVVRLLPCMRAPTVAQLYGEQGYAVKAAVRRSETIRLIPMLKKLGATDILEYEFRKVIV